A single region of the Indicator indicator isolate 239-I01 chromosome 3, UM_Iind_1.1, whole genome shotgun sequence genome encodes:
- the FLNC gene encoding filamin-C → MNSNYEPQTGEEPEELPATEKDLAEDAPWKKIQQNTFTRWCNEHLKCVNKRIGDLQKDLSDGLRLIALLEVLSQKKMGRKYHPRPNFRQMKLENVSVALEFLEREHIKLVSIDSKAIVDGNLKLILGLIWTLILHYSISMPMWEDEEEEDARRQTPKQRLLGWIQNKVPQLPITNFNRDWQDGKALGALVDNCAPGLCPDWESWDPNKPVQNAREAMQQADDWLGVPQVIAPEEIVDPNVDEHSVMTYLSQFPKAKLKPGAPIRAHQPQPGRARAYGPGIEPQGNVVLKPAQFTVETLEAGMGEVLVYVEDPEGHTEEAKVVPNNDKKRTYSVTYVPKVGGLHKVTVLFAGQNIDRSPFGVNVAMASGDANKVTARGPGLEPVGNVANKPTYFDIYTAGAGPGDVGVVIVDPQGRRDTVEVMLEDKGDNIYRCTYRPVLEGPHTICVTYAGAQIPKSPFTVNVAEACNPSACRATGRGLQPKGVRVQEVADFRVLTKGAGTGELRVLIKGPKGTEEPVKVRDVGDGVYECEYHPMVPGKYTVAITWGGYAIPRSPFEVMVAPAPGTQKVRAWGPGLEGGVVGKSADFVVEAIGTEVGTLGFSIEGPSQAKIECDDKGDGSCDVRYWPTEAGEYAVHVVCDDEDIKDSPFIAHILPAPNDSWPEKVKAFGPGLEPNGCIVDRPAEFTIDTRGAGKGPLKLYAQDAEGFPIDIKVKDNGDGTYHCVYMPTKAIKHTIIVTWGGVTTPRSPFRVNVGEGSHPGRVKVYGPGVEKTGLKASEPTYFTVDCSEAGQGDVSIGIKCAPGVVGPLEADIDFDIIKNDNDTFTVKYTPPGAGLYTIMVLFANQEIPSSPFRIKVDPSHDASKVKAEGPGLNRTGVEVGQPTHFTVQTKGAGKAPLDVQFGGSGPGPAVRDFEVIDNHDYSYTVKYTPLQQGPLAVVVTYGGDQIPKSPFPVTVAPPLQLGKVKVQGLNSKVEVGQAQEFTVETSGAGGQGKVEVKVTGPSRRPIPCSVGPAPLGGSHPVSFTPPEEGPYKVEVTYDGHPVPGSPFPLEALLPPDPTKVSAYGPGLQGGRVGTPAPFTIDTKGAGTGGLGLTVEGPCEAKIECQDNGDGSCSVSYLPTEPGDYAINILFAERHIPGSPFKAVVTPVFDPNKVTASGPGLERGKAGEVATFMVDCSKAGDADLTIEIISEAGVKAEVLIQNNRDGTYTITYTPACPGSYTITIKYGGHPVPKFPIRVTIDPAVDTSGVKVYGKGVEPRGVLREVGTDFTVDARALTKVGGAHVKARVVNPSGATTETYVTDHGDGTYRVDYTPYEDGMHRVEVTYDDVAVPKSPFRVGVAEGCDPSRVRAHGPGLEGGLVGKANRFTVETRGAGTGGLGLAIEGPSEAKMSCKDNKDGSCTVEYIPFTPGDYDVNITFGGHPIPGSPFRVPVKDVVDPSKVKCSGPGLGPSVRARVPQTFTVDCSAAGLAPLEVTVLGPSGLAEPVEVRDNGDGTHKVNYTPATDGPYTVAVKFADQEVPRSPFKIKVLPAHDASKVRASGPGLSASGIPASLPVEFTIDARDAGEGLLTVQILDPEGQPKKASIRDNGDGTYTVSYVPDLPGRYTITIKYGGDEIPASPFRILAVPSGDASKCLVTVSIGGHGLGACLGPTIQIGEETVITVDAKAAGQGKVTCKVSTPDGAELDVDVVENHDGTFDIYYTAPEPGKYVITIRFGGEHVPNSPFHVMATEEPPATTENLRPFNLVIPFTVQKGEITGEVRMPSGKTARPNITDNKDGTVTVRYAPTEKGLHEMDIRYDGNHIPGSPLQFYVDAINPRHVSAYGPGLSHGMVNKPCTFTIVTKDAGEGGLSLAVEGPSKAEITCQDNKDGTCTVSYLPTAPGDYNIIVRFDDKHIPGSPFTAKITGDDSMRTSQLNVGTSTDVSLKITETDLSLLTASIRAPSGNEEPCLLKRLPNRHIGISFTPKEVGEHVVSVKKSGQHVTNSPFKILVGQSEIGDASRVKVWGKGLVEGHTFETSEFIVDTRSAGYGGLGLSIEGPSKVDINCEDVEDGTCKVTYCPTEPGNYIINIKFADKHVPGSPFTVKVTGEGRMKESITRRRQAPSIATIGSTCDLNLKIPGNWFQMVSAQERLTRTFTRSSHTYTRTERTEISKTRGGETTREVRVEESTQVGGDPFPNVFGGFLAREGLGTFGSIARAQEGEASAQELSAQVLSPSGQRFEAEVVSGGAGVYSVRFVPQEMGPHTVSVKYRGQHVPGSPFQFTVGPLGEGGAHKVRAGGTGLQRGVAGVPAEFSIWTREAGAGGLSIAVEGPSKAEISFEDRKDGSCGVSYLVQEPGDYEVSIKFNEEHIPDSPFVVPVASHSDDARRLTVTSLQETVTVNQPASFAVQLNGARGVIDAKVHTPAGIVEECYVSELDSDKYAIGFLPRENGVHSIDLRFNGRHVPGSPFNIRVGEQSQAGDPGLVTAYGPGLEGGITGVCSEFLVKTANAGAGALAVTIDGPSKVKLDCVECAEGHRVTYTPMAPGNYLISIKYGGPHHIVGSPFKAKVTGPRLSGGHSLHETSTVLVETMTRGSTATSRGPPAFGGLPKFSSDASKVVARGPGLSTAFLGQKNHFTVDCSKAGTNMLMVGVHGPKTPCEEVYVKHVGNRIYNVTYTVKEKGDYVLILRWGDDNVPGSPYRVTVP, encoded by the exons ATGAACTCCAACTACGAGCCGCAGACGGGGGAGGAACCCGAGGAGCTGCCGGCCACCGAGAAGGACCTGGCCGAGGACGCTCCGTGGAAGAAGATCCAGCAGAACACCTTCACCCGCTGGTGCAACGAGCACCTCAAGTGCGTCAACAAGCGGATCGGGGACCTGCAGAAGGACCTGAGCGACGGCCTGCGCCTCATCGCCCTGCTGGAGGTCCTCAGCCAGAAGAAGATGGGCCGCAAGTACCACCCCCGCCCCAACTTTCGACAGATGAAGCTGGAGAACGTCTCGGTGGCCTTGGAGTTCCTGGAGAGGGAGCACATCAAGCTGGTCTCCATCG ACAGCAAAGCCATCGTGGACGGGAACCTGAAGCTGATCCTGGGGCTGATCTGGACGCTGATCCTGCACTATTCCATCTCCATGCCCATgtgggaggatgaggaggaggaggatgcccGCCGGCAGACGCCCAAGCAGCGCCTGCTGGGCTGGATCCAGAACAAGGTGCCCCAGCTGCCCATCACCAACTTCAACAGAGACTGGCAGGACGGGAAGGCACTGGGGGCACTGGTGGACAACTGCGCGCCCG GTCTGTGCCCAGACTGGGAGAGCTGGGACCCCAACAAGCCAGTGCAGAACGCTCGGGAGGCCATGCAGCAGGCGGACGACTGGCTGGGGGTCCCCCAg GTGATCGCCCCCGAGGAGATCGTGGACCCTAACGTGGATGAGCACTCGGTGATGACCTACCTGTCCCAGTTCCCCAAGGCCAAGCTCAAGCCAGGGGCACCCATCCGTGCCCATCAGCCCCAGCCCGGCCGTGCCCGCGCCTACGGCCCTG GCATTGAGCCCCAGGGGAACGTGGTGCTGAAGCCAGCGCAGTTCACGGTGGAGACCCTGGAGGCAGGGATGGGAGAGGTCCTGGTCTATGTTGAGGACCCTGAAGGCCACACTGAGGAG GCCAAGGTGGTGCCCAACAACGACAAGAAGAGGACCTACAGCGTCACCTATGTCCCCAAGGTTGGGGGGCTGCACAAG GTGACCGTGCTGTTCGCGGGGCAGAACATCGACAGGAGCCCCTTTGGGGTCAACGTGGCCATGGCCTCGGGGGATGCCAACAAGGTGACAGCTCGtgggccagggctggagcccgTGGGCAACGTGGCCAACAAGCCCACCTACTTCGACATCTACACTGCAG GAGCTGGCCCAGGAGATGTTGGGGTGGTGATTGTGGACCCTCAGGGTCGGAGGGACACGGTGGAGGTGATGCTGGAGGACAAGGGGGACAACATCTACCGCTGCACCTACCGCCCCGTCCTGGAGGGGCCACACACCATCTGTGTCACCTACGCTGGAGCTCAGATCCCCAAGAGCCCCTTCACTGTCAACGTGGCTGAAG CGTGCAACCCCTCGGCGTGCCGGGCCACCGGCCGTGGGCTGCAGCCCAAGGGCGTCAGGGTGCAGGAGGTGGCAGACTTCAGGGTGCTGACCAAGGGCGCTGGCACCGGAGAACTGCGGGTGCTCATCAAGGGACCCA aGGGCACAGAGGAGCCGGTGAAGGTTCGGGACGTGGGTGATGGAGTCTACGAGTGCGAGTACCACCCCATGGTGCCCGGCAAGTACACGGTGGCCATCACCTGGGGTGGCTATGCCATCCCCCGCAG TCCCTTCGAGGTGATGGTGGCTCCCGCGCCGGGCACCCAGAAGGTTCGAGCCTGGGGtccagggctggagggaggagtgGTAGGCAAGTCAGCAGACTTCGTGGTGGAGGCCATTGGCACAGAAGTGGGCACCCTAG GTTTCTCCATCGAGGGCCCGTCGCAGGCCAAGATCGAGTGTGACGACAAGGGGGATGGCTCCTGCGACGTCCGCTACTGGCCCACGGAGGCCGGGGAGTACGCCGTGCACGTGGTGTGTGACGACGAGGACATCAAGGACAGTCCCTTCATCGCCCACATCCTGCCCGCCCCCAACGACTCCTGGCCGGAGAAG GTGAAGGCCTTtgggccagggctggagcccaaCGGCTGCATCGTGGACAGGCCGGCAGAGTTCACCATCGACACCCGCGGTGCTGGCAAGGGGCCCCTCAAGCTCTATGCACAG GATGCCGAGGGCTTCCCCATCGACATCAAGGTGAAGGACAATGGGGATGGCACCTACCACTGTGTCTACATGCCCACCAAGGCCATCAAGCACACCATTATTGTCACCTGGGGAGGTGTCACCACCCCCCGCAGTCCCTTCAGG GTGAACGTGGGTGAGGGCAGCCACCCTGGCAGGGTGAAGGTCTACGGGCCAGGCGTGGAGAAGACAGGGCTGAAGGCCAGCGAGCCCACCTACTTCACTGTCGACTGCAGCgaggctgggcagg GCGACGTGAGCATCGGGATCAAGTGTGCCCCAGGGGTGGTGGGACCACTGGAGGCTGACATTGACTTTGACATCATCAAGAATGACAATgacaccttcacagtgaagtaCACCCCACCAGGAGCTGGGCTCTACACCATCATGGTCCTCTTTGCCAACCAG GAGATCCCCAGCAGCCCCTTCCGCATCAAGGTGGACCCATCCCATGATGCCAGCAAGGTcaaagctgagggacctgggctcaacaggacag gggtggaggTGGGGCAGCCCACCCACTTCACGGTGCAGACAAAGGGCGCTGGCAAGGCCCCCCTGGACGTGCAGTTTGGGGGGTCAGGACCTGGCCCAGCTGTGAGGGACTTCGAGGTGATCGACAACCATGACTACTCCTACACTGTCAAGTAcacccctctgcagcag GGTCCTCTGGCTGTGGTGGTCACCTACGGAGGGGACCAGATCCCCAAGAGCCCCTTCCCTGTCACCGTGGCCCCCCCACTGCAGCTTGGCAAGGTCAAGGTGCAGGGGCTCAACAGCA AGGTGGAGGTGGGTCAAGCCCAGGAGTTCACAGTGGAGACCTCAGGAGCTGGAGGCCAGGGCAAGGTGGAGGTGAAGGTCACTGGCCCCTCCCGCCGCCCCATCCCCTGCTCTGTGGGTCCTGCCCCTCTGGGGGGTTCCCACCCTGTCAGCTTCACACCACCTGAGGAGGGACCCTACAAGGTGGAGGTGACCTACGACGGACACCCCGTGCCTGGCAGCCCCTTCCCGCTGGAGGCTCTGCTGCCCCCTGACCCCACCAAG GTGAGTGCCTATGggccagggctgcagggtggcCGCGTGGGCACCCCGGCTCCCTTCACCATTGACACCAAAGGCGCTGGCACCGGTGGCCTGGGGCTGACTGTGGAAGGTCCCTGTGAGGCCAAGATCGAGTGCCAGGACAACGGGGATGGGTCCTGCTCCGTCTCCTACCTGCCCACTGAGCCTGGGGACTATGCCATCAACATCCTCTTTGCTGAGAGGCACATCCCTGGAAGCCCCTTCAAGGCTGTGGTGACCCCCGTCTTTGATCCCAACAAG GTGACAGCCAGCGGGCCTGGTTTGGAGCGGGGCAAAGCTGGTGAGGTGGCCACCTTCATGGTGGATTGCTCCAAAGCTGGGGACGCCGACCTGACCATTGAGATCATCTCGGAAGCTGGGGTGAAAGCCGAGGTCCTCATCCAGAACAACCGGGATGGCACCTACACCATCACCTACACCCCGGCCTGCCCCGGTTCCTACACCATCACCATCAAGTACGGTGGACATCCCGTCCCCAAGTTCCCCATCCGGGTCACCATTGACCCAGCTGTGGACACCAGTGGTGTCAAGGTCTATGGCAAAGGCGTGGAGCCGAGAG GGGTGCTGCGCGAGGTGGGCACAGACTTCACGGTGGACGCCCGGGCACTCACCAAGGTGGGAGGTGCCCACGTCAAGGCCCGGGTGGTCAACCCCTCGGGGGCCACCACGGAGACCTACGTCACCGACCACGGGGATGGCACCTACCGTGTGGACTACACCCCCTACGAGGACG GCATGCACCGGGTGGAGGTGACCTATGACGACGTGGCTGTCCCCAAGAGTCCCTTCCGCGttggggtggcagagggctgtgaCCCCAGCCGCGTGCGGGCACATGGGCCCGGCCTGGAGGGTGGCCTGGTTGGCAAGGCCAACCGCTTCACCGTGGAGACCAG GGGTGCGGGCACCGGGGGACTGGGCCTGGCCATCGAGGGTCCCTCTGAGGCCAAGATGTCCTGCAAGGACAACAAGGATGGGAGCTGCACAGTGGAGTACATCCCCTTCACGCCTGGTGACTACGACGTCAACATCACCTTTGGTGGCCACCCAATCCCTG GAAGCCCCTTCAGGGTGCCTGTGAAGGACGTGGTGGACCCCAGCAAGGTCAAGTGCTCAGGGCCAGGTCTGGGCCCTAGCGTCAGGGCCAGGGTGCCCCAGACCTTCACGGTGGACTGCAGTGCCGCAGGGCTGGCACCCCTCGAGGTCACAGTGCTGGGACCTTCTG GTCTGGCAGAGCCAGTGGAGGTCCGTGACAACGGTGATGGCACCCACAAGGTCAACTATACCCCAGCCACCGATGGCCCCTACACCGTGGCCGTCAAGTTTGCCGACCAGGAGGTGCCCCGCAG CCCCTTCAAGATCAAGGTTCTGCCAGCCCACGATGCCAGCAAGGTGAGGGCCAGTGGGCCTGGGCTGAGTGCCAGTGGCatccctgccagcctgcctgtGGAGTTCACCATCGATGCCCGCGATGCCGGAGAGGGGCTCCTCACCGTCCAGATCCTG GACCCTGAGGGCCAGCCCAAGAAGGCCTCAATCCGGGACAATGGCGATGGCACCTACACGGTGTCCTATGTGCCCGACCTGCCCGGCCGCTACACCATCACCATCAAGTATGGCGGCGATGAgatccctgcctcccccttccgcATCCTGGCTGTGCCCTCCGGCGATGCCAGCAAGTGCCTGGTCACAG TATCCATTGGGGGCCATGGACTGG GTGCCTGCTTGGGTCCCACCATCCAGATCGGGGAGGAGACGGTGATCACGGTGGATGCCAAAGCTGCTGGTCAAGGGAAGGTGACCTGCAAGGTGTCCACACCTGACGGGGCAGAACTGGACGTGGATGTGGTGGAGAATCACGATGGGACCTTCGATATCTACTACACCGCCCCCGAGCCCGGGAAATATGTCATCACCATCCGCTTCGGGGGAGAGCACGTCCCCAACAGCCCCTTCCACGTCATG GCCACAGAGGAGCCACCTGCCACCACCGAGAACCTCCGTCCCTTCAACCTCGTCATCCCCTTCACCGTGCAGAAGGGGGAGATCACAG GGGAGGTGAGGATGCCCTCAGGGAAGACGGCCAGACCCAACATCACGGACAACAAGGACGGGACGGTGACGGTGCGCTATGCACCCACCGAGAAGGGCCTGCACGAGATGGACATCCGCTACGATGGCAACCACATCCCTG GGAGTCCTCTCCAGTTCTACGTGGACGCCATCAACCCCCGTCACGTCAGTGCTTACGGGCCAGGGTTGAGCCATGGCATGGTCAACAAGCCCTGCACCTTCACCATCGTCACCAAGGATGCTGGGGAGG GTGGACTCTCATTGGCTGTGGAAGGTCCTTCCAAAGCAGAGATCACCTGCCAGGACAACAAGGATGGGACCTGCACTGTGTCCTACCTGCCCACCGCCCCTGGGGACTACAACATCATTGTCCGCTTCGATGACAAGCACATCCCTGGAAGCCCCTTCACGGCCAAGATCACTG GTGACGACTCCATGCGGACGTCCCAGCTCAACGTGGGCACCTCCACTGACGTCTCGCTGAAGATCACGGAGACGGACCTGAGCCTGCTGACGGCCAGCATCCGGGCACCGTCGGGCAACGAGGAGCCCTGCCTGCTCAAACGGCTGCCCAACCGCCACATCG GTATCTCCTTCACACCCAAGGAAGTTGGTGAACATGTAGTGAGCGTGAAGAAGAGCGGGCAGCACGTCACCAACAGCCCCTTCAAGATCCTGGTGGGACAGTCAGAGATTGGAGATGCCAGCAGGGTGAAGGTGTGGGGCAaggggctggtggaaggtcACACCTTTGAGACATCAGAGTTCATCGTGGACACACGCAGCGCTG GCTATGGTGGGCTGGGCTTGTCCATCGAGGGTCCCAGCAAGGTGGACATCAACTGTGAAGATGTGGAAGATGGCACCTGCAAGGTCACCTACTGCCCCACCGAGCCAGGCAACTACATCATCAAcatcaagtttgctgacaaACATGTGCCAG GAAGCCCCTTCACGGTGAAGGTGACCGGTGAGGGACGCATGAAGGAGAGCATCACGCGGCGGCGCCAGGCCCCCTCCATCGCCACCATTGGCAGCACCTGCGACCTCAACCTGAAGATCCCAG GGAACTGGTTCCAGATGGTGTCGGCGCAGGAGCGCCTGACGAGGACCTTCACGAGGAGCAGCCACACCTACACCCGCACTGAGCGCACCGAGATCAGCAAGACGCGGGGTGGAGAGACCACGCGCGAGGTGCGGGTGGAGGAGTCCACCCAGGTCGGAGGAGATCCCTTCCCCAACGTCTTCGGGGGCTTCCTGGCCAGAGAGGGTCTTGGCACCTTTGGGTCCATCGCTCGAGCCCAGGagg GGGAGGCGTCGGCGCAGGAGCTGTCGGCGCAGGTGCTGAGCCCCTCGGGACAACGCTTCGAGGCGGAGGTGGTGTCGGGGGGCGCGGGGGTGTACAGCGTGCGCTTCGTGCCCCAGGAGATGGGGCCCCACACCGTCAGCGTCAAGTACCGCGGGCAGCACGTGCCCGGCAGCCCCTTCCAGTTCACTGTCGGACCCCTGGGCGAGGGCGGCGCACACAAAGTCAGAGCGGGGGGCACCGGCCTCCAGAGAGGCGTGGCAGGGGTGCCAG CCGAGTTCAGCATCTGGACGCGGGAGGCAGGGGCCGGGGGGCTCTCCATCGCCGTGGAGGGGCCCAGCAAGGCTGAGATCTCCTTCGAGGACAGGAAGGATGGGTCCTGTGGGGTCTCCTACCTCGTCCAGGAGCCTG GTGACTACGAGGTCTCCATCAAGTTCAACGAGGAGCACATCCCTGACAGCCCCTTCGTGGTGCCCGTGGCATCCCACTCCGATGACGCCCGGCGCCTCACTGTCACCAGCCTCCAG GAGACGGTGACAGTGAACCAGCCGGCGTCATTTGCGGTGCAGCTGAACGGGGCCCGGGGGGTGATCGACGCCAAGGTCCACACGCCCGCGGGCATCGTGGAGGAGTGCTACGTGTCCGAGCTGGACAGCG ACAAGTACGCCATCGGGTTCCTGCCGCGGGAGAACGGGGTGCACTCCATCGACCTGCGCTTCAACGGGCGCCACGTCCCCGGCAGCCCCTTCAACATCCGCGTGGGCGAGCAGAGCCAGGCCGGCGACCCCGGGCTGGTCACCGCCTACGGGCCCGGCCTCGAGGGCGGCATCACAG